A genome region from Tachyglossus aculeatus isolate mTacAcu1 chromosome 15, mTacAcu1.pri, whole genome shotgun sequence includes the following:
- the LOC119937825 gene encoding uncharacterized protein LOC119937825 isoform X2 yields the protein MPFKLREICIPAVALVFGGIGFIVCNLTIILLYWRVWHYNSPVIVTMWLGLWNYCYLPRDPADPLNTLTKVCVKMNTTWDFPLEITLSQDLMSFASLLEGVALLFALMGLSCTLKKEPYPEFISSCYQREIGGAIPLGMISSLLVLQSGAILLAHGCGVKATRQIQPVDI from the exons ATGCCCTTCAAGCTCAGAGAAATTTGCATCCCAGCGGTTGCCCTCGTGTTTGGTGGCATAGGTTTCATAGTCTGCAACTTGACCATCATCCTGCTGTACTGGAGAGTGTGGCACTATAACAGCCCCGTGATCGTCACGATGTGGTTAGGCCTGTGGAACTACTGCTATCTGCCCAGAGATCCCGCGGACCCCCTCAACACTCTCACGAAGGTCTGTGTGAAAATGAACACAACCTGGGATTTCCCCCTGGAGATCACACTGAGTCAGGACTTGATGTCCTTTGCCAGCCTTCTGGAAGGAGTTGCCCTTTTGTTTGCTCTGATGGGACTCTCCTGTACGTTAAAGAAGGAGCCTTACCCAGAATTCATCAGCAGTTGCTACCAG AGAGAGATTGGCGGAGCCATCCCGCTAGGGATGATATCGTCCCTGCTGGTCTTACAGAGTGGGGCTATCTTACTTGCCCACGGCTGTGGGGTCAAGGCAACCAGGCAAATTCAGCCTGTTGACATTTGA
- the LOC119937825 gene encoding claudin-14-like isoform X1: MPFKLREICIPAVALVFGGIGFIVCNLTIILLYWRVWHYNSPVIVTMWLGLWNYCYLPRDPADPLNTLTKVCVKMNTTWDFPLEITLSQDLMSFASLLEGVALLFALMGLSCTLKKEPYPEFISSCYQVSGSFLTLGCTIVLGTVFWNFYLDSINSHFTYPTVFLLTDFPVKREIGGAIPLGMISSLLVLQSGAILLAHGCGVKATRQIQPVDI, from the coding sequence ATGCCCTTCAAGCTCAGAGAAATTTGCATCCCAGCGGTTGCCCTCGTGTTTGGTGGCATAGGTTTCATAGTCTGCAACTTGACCATCATCCTGCTGTACTGGAGAGTGTGGCACTATAACAGCCCCGTGATCGTCACGATGTGGTTAGGCCTGTGGAACTACTGCTATCTGCCCAGAGATCCCGCGGACCCCCTCAACACTCTCACGAAGGTCTGTGTGAAAATGAACACAACCTGGGATTTCCCCCTGGAGATCACACTGAGTCAGGACTTGATGTCCTTTGCCAGCCTTCTGGAAGGAGTTGCCCTTTTGTTTGCTCTGATGGGACTCTCCTGTACGTTAAAGAAGGAGCCTTACCCAGAATTCATCAGCAGTTGCTACCAGGTGAGTGGGAGCTTTCTGACCCTGGGTTGTACCATTGTTTTGGGCACGGTATTCTGGAATTTCTACTTAGATTCCATCAACAGCCATTTCACTTATCCCACTGTCTTCCTTCTGACTGACTTCCCGGTGAAGAGAGAGATTGGCGGAGCCATCCCGCTAGGGATGATATCGTCCCTGCTGGTCTTACAGAGTGGGGCTATCTTACTTGCCCACGGCTGTGGGGTCAAGGCAACCAGGCAAATTCAGCCTGTTGACATTTGA